The following coding sequences are from one Sesamum indicum cultivar Zhongzhi No. 13 linkage group LG11, S_indicum_v1.0, whole genome shotgun sequence window:
- the LOC105174011 gene encoding uncharacterized protein LOC105174011 isoform X1, translating to MSLHLQNQQTTPCQVYIHTYIPGIDWCGVYILQEITSKGKKMSRRNGPKLELKLNLSPPRMNRARVESPTRSSTVSPPSSCVSSEQDESRSPEATSMMLVGCPRCLMYVMLAEEDPRCPKCKSTVLLDFIRDNAARKTNKS from the exons atgtctCTACACCTCCAAAACCAACAAACCACCCCAT GtcaagtatatatacatacatatataccaGGAATTGATTGGTGCGGTGTATATATCTTGCAAGAAATTACAAGCAAGGGAAAGAAGATGAGCAGGAGGAACGGGCCGAAGCTGGAGCTGAAGTTGAACTTGTCGCCGCCGAGGATGAACCGGGCGCGGGTGGAGTCGCCCACCAGATCATCCACGGTGTCGCCACCCAGCTCCTGCGTGTCTTCGGAGCAGGACGAGTCAAGGAGCCCGGAGGCGACGTCGATGATGCTAGTGGGGTGCCCCAGGTGCCTCATGTACGTGATGCTGGCGGAGGAGGACCCCAGATGCCCAAAATGCAAGAGCACCGTTTTGCTCGATTTCATCCGCGACAACGCCGCCAGGAAGACGAACAAGAGCTAG
- the LOC105174011 gene encoding uncharacterized protein LOC105174011 isoform X2, protein MSRRNGPKLELKLNLSPPRMNRARVESPTRSSTVSPPSSCVSSEQDESRSPEATSMMLVGCPRCLMYVMLAEEDPRCPKCKSTVLLDFIRDNAARKTNKS, encoded by the coding sequence ATGAGCAGGAGGAACGGGCCGAAGCTGGAGCTGAAGTTGAACTTGTCGCCGCCGAGGATGAACCGGGCGCGGGTGGAGTCGCCCACCAGATCATCCACGGTGTCGCCACCCAGCTCCTGCGTGTCTTCGGAGCAGGACGAGTCAAGGAGCCCGGAGGCGACGTCGATGATGCTAGTGGGGTGCCCCAGGTGCCTCATGTACGTGATGCTGGCGGAGGAGGACCCCAGATGCCCAAAATGCAAGAGCACCGTTTTGCTCGATTTCATCCGCGACAACGCCGCCAGGAAGACGAACAAGAGCTAG